A region from the Malus domestica chromosome 07, GDT2T_hap1 genome encodes:
- the LOC103420683 gene encoding ubiquitin-conjugating enzyme E2-17 kDa, giving the protein MASKRILKELKDLQKDPPTSCSAGPVAEDMFHWQATIMGPPDSPYAGGVFLVTIHFPPDYPFKPPKVAFRTKVFHPNINSNGSICLDILKEQWSPALTISKVLLSICSLLTDPNPDDPLVPEIAHMYKTDRSKYETTARSWTQKYAMG; this is encoded by the exons ATGGCTTCCAAACGGATCTTGAAGGAGCTCAAAGATCTCCAGAAAGACCCCCCGACCTCTTGCAGCGCAG GGCCTGTTGCTGAGGACATGTTCCATTGGCAAGCAACGATAATGGGTCCCCCAGATAGTCCTTATGCAGGGGGTGTCTTTCTAGTTACCATCCATTTCCCTCCCGATTATCCATTCAAACCACCTAAG GTTGCCTTTAGGACTAAGGTCTTTCATCCAAATATCAACAGCAATGGAAGTATCTGCCTTGACATTTTGAAAGAGCAGTGGAGCCCGGCTCTCACCATATCTAAG GTGTTGCTATCCATCTGTTCCCTGTTGACGGACCCAAACCCAGATGATCCCTTGGTGCCGGAAATTGCTCATATGTACAAGACAGACAGGTCAAAGTACGAGACAACCGCAAGGAGCTGGACCCAGAAGTATGCTATGGGCTAG
- the LOC103439308 gene encoding putative glucose-6-phosphate 1-epimerase, translated as MGHSAAECQYRAAIEITKDRNGVEQVVLQNQQGASARVSLHGGQVTSWRNKHGQELLFTSNKAIFKPAKAMRGGIVICFPQFGNCGSLEQHGFARNKVWAIDDNPEMHQPNDSNGKSFIDLLLKPSENDLKCWPHSFEFRLRVSLATNGDLNLTSRVRNVNSKPFSFSFAYHTYFSVSDISEVRIEGLETLDYLDNLCERKCFTEQGDAITFESEVSRLYLSSPNVVAVLDHEKKRTYVIRKEGLPDVVVWNPWEKKSKAMVDFGDEEYKQMLCVDGAAIEKSTTLKPGKEWTGRLQLSVVPSSFCSEHLDL; from the exons ATGGGGCATTCAGCAGCAGAATGTCAATACAGGGCAGCAATTGAGATTACAAAAGATAGGAATGGGGTAGAACAGGTAGTGCTTCAGAACCAACAAGGGGCTTCGGCACGG GTTAGCTTACATGGAGGACAGGTCACTTCGTGGAGGAATAAGCACGGCCAAGAACTCCTGTTCACTAGTAACAAG GCAATCTTCAAGCCCGCAAAAGCGATGCGAGGAGGAATTGTCATTTGTTTCCCACAG TTTGGGAACTGTGGATCGCTAGAACAACATGGTTTTGCGAGGAACAAGGTGTGGGCAATTGATGATAATCCTGAAATGCATCAACCAAACGATTCGAATGGAAAATCCTTCATTGATCTACTACTTAAACCGTCTGAAAACGACCTGAAGTGTTGGCCCCATAG TTTTGAGTTTCGACTTAGGGTGTCTCTTGCAACAAATGGAGATCTGAACCTGACATCACGAGTTAGAAATGTCAACAGCAAGCCATTTAGTTTCTCCTTTGCCTACCACACTTATTTTTCGGTTTCTGATATAAG TGAGGTGAGGATAGAGGGGCTGGAGACACTTGACTACTTAGACAACCTTTGTGAAAGAAAATGCTTTACAGAACAAGGAGACGCCATAACATTTGAGTCTGAG GTCAGTCGACTTTATCTAAGTTCGCCCAATGTAGTTGCAGTCCTTGATCATGAGAAAAAACGAACATATGTAATCAGAAAGGAAGGACTACCAGATGTTG TTGTTTGGAACCCGTGGGAGAAAAAGTCGAAGGCTATGGTTGATTTTGGTGATGAGGAGTACAAACAAATGCTTTGTGTGGATGGGGCAGCAATAGAGAAATCAACCACCTTGAAGCCAGGCAAGGAGTGGACAGGGCGACTGCAGCTCTCAGTTGTGCCTTCGAGCTTCTGTAGCGAGCACCTTGATCTTTAG
- the LOC139187441 gene encoding NDR1/HIN1-like protein 6 — MAQQPPIRPVVHKPPGYRDPYQPGRPVPGQPPRKPNVPPSFRPKRSRGSRCCRICCCVFCTFLLIVIIVVALAGGIFYLYFDPRLPAFYLLSFQIPKFDPVSKTDGTHLDVQAVTSVEVRNPNPKLDIFYGEGIEMHAILGDENDVGMGLGSKQLRRFTQRHRNTTNFKMDMRVRNKVVDQTVGRRLAAQLKSKEIKVAVEGKTRVGYVIKGWRIGTVKINVLCGGVKLKVVDAGEMPKCTINAFKWINIR; from the exons ATGGCGCAACAACCGCCAATAAGACCGGTGGTGCACAAACCGCCGGGATACCGAGACCCATATCAACCGGGCCGACCCGTACCCGGACAACCACCCCGGAAACCCAATGTCCCCCCTTCCTTCCGCCCAAAGCGCAGCCGGGGGAGTAGATGCTGCCGCATATGCTGCTGCGTCTTCTGCACCTTcctcctcatcgtcatcatcgtcGTCGCCCTCGCCGGCGGTATCTTCTACCTCTACTTCGACCCCCGCCTCCCGGCCTTCTACCTCCTCTCCTTCCAGATCCCCAAATTCGACCCCGTCTCCAAGACCGACGGGACCCACCTGGACGTCCAGGCTGTTACCAGCGTCGAGGTGAGGAACCCCAACCCGAAACTCGACATCTTCTACGGCGAGGGGATCGAGATGCACGCGATCCTTGGGGACGAGAACGACGTCGGGATGGGGCTGGGGTCGAAGCAGCTTAGAAGGTTCACGCAGAGGCACCGGAACACGACGAATTTCAAGATGGATATGAGGGTGAGGAATAAAGTGGTGGATCAGACGGTGGGGCGGAGGCTGGCGGCGCAGCTGAAGAGTAAGGAGATAAAAGTGGCGGTGGAGGGAAAGACGAGGGTTGGGTACGTGATCAAAGGGTGGAGGATTGGGACGGTGAAGATCAATGTACTGTGCGGCGGCGTGAAGTTGAAGGTGGTTGATGCAGGGGAGATGCCTAAGTGCACCATCAATGCATTCAAAtg GATCAACATTCGTTGA